A window of the Cryptomeria japonica unplaced genomic scaffold, Sugi_1.0 HiC_scaffold_13, whole genome shotgun sequence genome harbors these coding sequences:
- the LOC131860469 gene encoding uncharacterized protein LOC131860469, translated as MMKQSRNDIENNGSDKQTVTPLANMASKEKSVDTVIDNSPLRLEANIDNQDETKDDTRNLEKTIEAIDNHLTPHEAEKVGWFKLNFDAASRGNPGSARLGCNLHNSNEDEVAYMALPLGKCTNNVAEMKALAIGINLCIILNIKRINIEGDSAIIINALKKGAMPDWKLSASLAKILTDIKTFDRVIFNHIYKEGNKRANSLANMGADEPVMDTPIKLSSSKRQMAFDGAIIRDRLKRIILLPHTLVIGVVETTLGLDYLTNSDRTRANSDVAATFLAMTVTFTKRRDDTGALCKEVFIASIL; from the exons ATGATGAAACAAAGTAGGAATGATATAGAGAATAATGGAAGTGATAAGCAAACTGTTACGCCATTAGCAAACATGGCTTCTAAGGAAAAGAGCGTTGACACTGTTATAGATAATAGCCCCCTGAGGTTAGAAGCCAACATTGATAACCAAGATGAAACAAAAGATGACACCAGAAATTTGGAGAAAACCATTGAAGCAATAGACAATCACCTCACTCCACATGAAGCAGAAAAG GTTGGATGGTTTAAGCTTAACTTTGATGCCGCTTCTAGGGGCAACCCGGGGAGTGCTAGACTTGGGTGCAACCTTCATAATTCAAACGAGGATGAAGTGGCCTATATGGCCCTCCCCTTAGGAAAATGCACTAACAATGTAGCAGAAATGAAAGCACTTGCTATAGGGATAAACCTATGCATTATACTAAATATAAAGAGGATCAACATTGAAGGGGATTCGGCAATTATCATCAATGCCCTTAAAAAAGGGGCAATGCCTGATTGGAAGCTTAGTGCCTCCTTGGCTAAGATACTGACAGACATCAAAACATTTGACAGGGTCATCTTTAATCACATATACAAGGAGGGCAACAAAAGAGCCAACTCCCTAGCTAACATGGGGGCTGATG AACCTGTGATGGATACCCCGATCAAACTAAGTAGTTCAAAGAGGCAGATGGCCTTTGACGGAGCCATTATTAGGGATCGTCTCAAGCGCATCATCCTCCTTCCTCATACCTTAGTTATAGGTGTTGTAGAGACTACCCTCGGTCTGGATTATCTTACAAATTCGGACCGAACTAGAGCCAATTCGGATGTGGCCGCCACGTTTCTAGCTATGACGGTCACTTTCACCAAGAGAAGGGATGACACAGGAGCTCTATGCAAGGAGGTCTTCATTGCCTCAATCTTATGA